In the genome of Podospora pseudocomata strain CBS 415.72m chromosome 2 map unlocalized CBS415.72m_2.2, whole genome shotgun sequence, one region contains:
- the HGT20 gene encoding Bifunctional purine biosynthesis protein PurH (COG:G; EggNog:ENOG503NWPR), whose protein sequence is MASALHEVTPFLVILILIATLGPLQFGFHLAELNAPEDVITCQKKSISALQQLASLVITKSSSSDDVVDCIPMSRSDFAAISAVFTVGGLLGALTSGPFTSARGRKLPMQLTAAFYLLGSIVETSAGSVPTMIIGRFLTGVGAGASTVIVPLYISEVAPPTQRGFFGAFTQISINVGILFTQTLGFFLSYGSAWRWIMGTGVIIALAQGLGLALLPESPAWTASAKGDLTHARRVLQRIRGRVSNIDEEVESWGQGASKPTSEEEALLVSNESTSADASGLLTPSAGAQHSPRVHLGFLQVLRDPFTRPAIIAVVGIMFAQQLCGINSIIMYSVSLLKDLLPISSALLTIVISIINLGVTMAASPLPDRFGRKTCLLTSIMGQGTSSLALALAIHFDVKILSAIAVLFFVAFFAVGLGPVPFIMASELVGPEAVGATQSWALGASYVATFLVAYLFPIVNAALNDAFGGAGWVYFIFAGFALLWAAFVSGRVPETRGRKDADEVWGRTRRVD, encoded by the exons ATGGCGTCCGCTCTCCACGAAGTCACGCCGTTCTTGGTGATACTGATACTGATTGCTACCCTTGGGCCCCTCCAGTTTGGCTTTCACTTG GCTGAGCTCAACGCACCTGAAGATGTTATCACCtgccaaaagaaaagcatTTCGGCGCTTCAACAGCTGGCCTCCCTTGTTATTACCAAGAGTAGCTCATCCGACGATGTTGTGGACTGTATTCCCATGAGCCGTTCCGACTTTGCCGCCATCTCGGCCGTCTTCACCGTCGGCGGCCTTCTCGGCGCCCTCACATCCGGCCCTTTTACGTCGGCACGCGGGCGCAAGCTCCCCATGCAATTGACGGCCGCCTTTTACTTGCTTGGATCCATCGTCGAAACCTCTGCAGGCTCTGTTCCCACCATGATCATTGGTCGTTTTCTCACGGGTGTTGGGGCCGGTGCCAGCACTGTCATCGTTCCCTTGTACATCAGTGAAGtggcaccaccaacacaGAGAGGTTTCTTTGGCGCCTTCACCCAAATCAGCATCAACGTCGGTATTCTGTTCACTCAAACTCTGGGCTTCTTCCTGAGTTATGGAAGTGCTTGGCGATGGATTATGGGCACCGGCGTTATCATTGCTCTTGCTCAAGGTCTTGGTTTAGCTCTTCTCCCCGAAAGCCCAGCTTGGACTGCTAGTGCCAAGGGCGACCTCACCCACGCTCGGCGTGTTCTGCAGCGCATTCGCGGCAGGGTTAGCAACATTGACGAGGAAGTGGAAAGTTGGGGCCAAGGGGCCAGCAAGCCAACTAGTGAGGAGGAAGCGCTGCTTGTCAGCAATGAAAGCACCTCGGCAGACGCCTCTGGACTCTTGACGCCATCAGCTGGTGCCCAGCACTCCCCTCGGGTACATCTTGGGTTTCTACAAGTCCTTCGTGATCCCTTCACCAGGCCCGCCATCATTGCGGTTGTAGGCATCATGTTCGCCCAGCAACTGTGCGGCATcaactccatcatcatgtaCTCCGTTTCGCTGCTCAAGGACCTTCTCCCCATCAGCTCAGCTTTGCTCACCAtcgtcatctccatcatcaacctcggcgtTACTATGgctgcttctcctcttcccgaTCGTTTTGGACGCAAGACCTGCCTGCTGACTTCCATTATGGGACAAGGTACTAGCTCTTTAGCCCTGGCTCTTGCGATCCATTTCGACGTCAAGATCTTGTCTGCTATTGCCGTCTTATTTTTTGTGGCCTTCTTCGCTGTCGGCCTAGGCCCAGTCCCGTTCATCATGGCCTCTGAGCTCGTGGGCCCGGAGGCTGTGGGGGCGACGCAAAGCTGGGCTCTGGGTGCAAGCTACGTGGCTACCTTCCTCGTGGCGTACTTGTTCCCCATTGTCAACGCTGCGTTGAACGATGCGTTTGGTGGTGCCGGTTGGGTGTACTTTATCTTTGCAGGATTTGCCCTT